Below is a genomic region from ANME-2 cluster archaeon.
AAAGTAGTGGCAACTTCCAGTTTACTGTAGAGGCTATGGATAATGAGTTGAATGGTGGTCCAGATTATTATGAGATAACAGTCCTTGACAAAGAAGGGTTGGAATATCATAATGCAACAGGTTCATTAGAGGGAGGAAATATCGTTATACATGATAAGAAATTAAAATAATTATCTTTAGGATGTATATCCAACCAGTCTGATAAAGAAATCCAGTTCGAGGAGGAGACCATAATGAAACAAATCTCTATATCATCAGATGCCTTTAAAGCCGGCACCAGCATACCAGTTAAACATACCTGCGATGGGGAGGACCGCTCCCCCGCATTCACATGGAATACCGTCCCCGCAGGCACACAGTCCATCGCCCTGATAGTGGACGACCCGGACGCCCCCGGCAAAACCTGGGTCCACTGTGTGATCTACAACATGCCCGCCGGCAGCAGCGAACTACCCGCTGCGGTACCTAAGAACAAGACCCTGGACGACGACGTCCTGCAGGGTACGAACGACTTTGGCAGGATCGGCTATAACGGACCCTGCCCGCTGCCGGGTGTGACATGAGATGTGTATCCTGGCGATTCGATT
It encodes:
- a CDS encoding YbhB/YbcL family Raf kinase inhibitor-like protein, translated to MKQISISSDAFKAGTSIPVKHTCDGEDRSPAFTWNTVPAGTQSIALIVDDPDAPGKTWVHCVIYNMPAGSSELPAAVPKNKTLDDDVLQGTNDFGRIGYNGPCPLPGVT